The sequence below is a genomic window from Haematobia irritans isolate KBUSLIRL chromosome 3, ASM5000362v1, whole genome shotgun sequence.
AGTGACCTGGGGTCCATATAACGACAATATTTGGGTGTCTATGGATCAACACATTTCTGATATAAGAGCTATAGTAGTCTCTGTTGGAGATTTTGGCTATCATTTTAATTGTAGAGAGTGAATCGGAACAAATAGCATATTTACCTCTTTTATTAGATACAAATTTGATAGCCTCAAAGACTGCCGTAAGTTCGCCTGTAAAAATGGAGCTATAAGGTGGAAGAATAGAAGTTTTTATGATGCTATCTCCTTGTACAATGCTATAGGACACGTTGTCTGAAGATTTGGATgcatctgtataaataaaattatatgttgCCAACCTATCGCAAATTTCTTTATGTAAAACTTGGAATTGTATCGGGTTGTGGTGACGTTTATCAAGTAGGCTAAGAGAAGTATCGATGCAATCTTGATTGAAAGCCCATGGAGGATATTTCTTATGATTGGATGCTATAGGAGGAAGTTTTATAGGTATATTAAGGTTGTTACATTCCTGTAACATCTTAGAAATAATAGAGGGATATCTGGGTATTCTCTTTAATTTGGTAATCTGTCgagttaatttttgaattgggtCATTAGAGTCTCTGAGAAGTGTACGTGATAATTTGGTTAATGCTATTTTAAGTTGAGTCTGTATAGATGGTATATTCGCCTCGATGTAAAGGTTATTTAGGGGTGTTGTGCGAAACGCTCCTAAACATTGTCTCAAAGCTGAATTCAGAATACTTTGTATCTTGCCGAGTTTGGATTGAGGACAAAAACCGTAAAAAGGTAACGTATATCGTATCCTTGATATTATCAATGCATTAGTAATATATATTAACGATGATGTGTCACAATTGAACTTCTTGCTCGCTAAACATTTCACTATGTTTAATGGTTGATGGAGGGaattataaagttttttgatATGAGAGTCCCATTTATATCTTCCGTCAATATAAAGGCCAAGTATTCTCAGGTTCTTGGATTCTTTAAGTTGAAAGTTCGAAGATTGAATTGTACATTTGCATGATTTCTTGCGACATATATGAAGAAATTTACATTTCGTGGCAGAAAGAGTTGCTCCAGATGTGTTACACCAGCTTTCAATTTGTTGGAATGTATCATCTAGGTTTATACAGGGATTTCTCCTCATGTTTGATCTAACGATTAGATTAAAATCGTCTGCGAAGGCAGTGAAATCGATTTCTTTAATCGAGTTTAATATTTTGCATAACTTATCATATGCaatcaaaaataataccacagatAATGGAGATCCTTGGGGAATTCCATTATGAATGGGATATTATGAATgggatattattattattgaattCAAATGTATTTAATACAGAAACATTGTGCCTCAGCGCCAACTATGGCTTTAAAGAGGCTGATAAGTTGGTTTAAACCATAATGattttccttatattaatacATATAAAAAAGATAAATGTACATTATATAATAAAAGCATAAAAAATACAATGAagagctaaaaaaaaaaattatgtaagaaGTGCTTCCACGTTATTTATCAAATAatcttttgcttttgttttaaaTGTTGATATATTTGTGATATCTCTCAGGCTTGACGGCAACTGATTGTATTCCATAGGTCCATTAAAGCTTATTTTCTGTTTGGTCAACTCTAAACGACatctagaaaaaattaattgatttgcttGTCTAGTTATTCTACCCGTTTGTGATAAATTATCACTAAATTTTACAGAATGGGGACTAATACCGTGCAAGCTTTTGAAAACATACATCAAAAGGCGATGTTTATAAATTCCTTGTACAGGGAGAACAGTCAATTGTGTGAAATCTAGAATGTAAATTGAATACTATTTTCAAGGCCTTATTTTGAATTGCCTGTAATGATTTGATTGCCGCACTTTTCCTAGCGCAATAAATTATCGGAAGATATGTTAAGTGGGAATGAATCAGCGATTGATACAACAACATCTTCGATCTTTGATCAAGTTTCTGTCTGAACTTGTGCAGAACACCAATCCCTGATGACAGTTTCGATTTTAATAAGTCCATGTGACCTTCCCATTGCAAGTTACTGCTCAAATTCATTCCTAAATATGTAACACTGTCCGActccaaaataaaattcccatccacatacACCCCCATCTTCTCATTATCCCCAGCAATCTGAGGCCTAAATCTTATGAACTTTGTCTTATTCGAATTAAGAACTAACTTATTTACTTTCAAGAAGTCTGATAAAATCGCTGCATCCCATTCAATTTTAGCCCTTAAAGCCTCCACATAGTTGTAGTGATACAAAAGGCAAATGTCGTCCGCGAACATATACAACTCTCCGTTTAATTCCAAATTCTGTAaatcatttataaaaattttaaacaataagGGGCCTATAATGCTTCCTTGTGGAACTCCACTTAATACCTCAAGTTGAGCGCTGCTACATTCTCCTATGTGGACATATTGCTTCCTCCCTCTCAGATAGTCTCTTAAAAGTTCGATAGCTCCCTGGGAAACCCCATAGTACTGTAATTTCTCTATTAAAATGCAATGATCGACCAAATCGAACGCTTTCGATAAatcaaagaaaacaccagctgcCCCTCTGTAACCACTATCAAGTCCTCTACAAATATAATCAACAACATTTACCAGTGCCTCCTCAGTTCCTACCCTTTTTCTAAACCCATATTGCCTGCAGTATATAAGTTTATGTTTCTCAAGGTGAGCTGTCATTTGGTCGAACATtaacttttcaaatatttttcccacACTGGAGAGAAGCGATATAGGCCGATAGTTTTCAACTTTATTGGAATTAACTTTTTTTGGTACCGGTACAATTTTGTGTAACTTAAGAATATCAGGAAACTTCGACTCGTCGATCATATTGTTGTAAATCATTGCGAGTGCTTCTGCCGTAATGGACTTACGTAGTTGCAACATTCTAGaattaatattgtcaaaactacaGCTCTTATTGGCTTGTAATGTATCGAGTATTCTCTCAACAGTATGAGGTTCAGTAGGTTCAAAATTAAAACACATATTAGATGGGAGTATAAGAGTACCATATATATTCATATCAACAGCGTTATAAGACATTTCACATCGTAAATTGTTCACCGATTCAAAAAAGTATCTATTATACACTTCAGCTTTTTCAGCATCTGAAGTGAAAACATTACCATGACAGTCAACTATTTCTCTAGGAGTACGTATACCTTTACCAATCtgatcatttaaaaatttccaagtcCTCCATGGGTCACCCTTATATCTCTCGATGTTAACACTAAAATAGTCACTCATTAAacgtttgctgcaaattttaatcGTCTTGCTAATTCTACGAAGATTATCATTGAAACTCTCATTTCTATTACGCTTTCTCTTACGTTTCAGAAGTTTGTTCTTGTAATTTATCAATGATGCCAGTTTTTCTGTCATCCATGGACAAATTTTGCGCCGAATATCTAAATTCTCGGTTGTCGAAACGGTGCAATTCAATGCACCCGATAAGACGTTTGCACTGGTAATTGCAACTATCTGATGAGGACAATATCAGGTTATTATCAAGATAAAGTGCCAACTTATTGTAATTAATTGTTACCTTCTTTAGGGCTGTATATTGATGACTGCTGAGGGAGTATTGAAGTAAGCAATATATAATGTTGAGGTCTGATAAAGAACTGGAAATAGAGTTTATCTGCATGCCTACctcaaaattagcaaaaacccaATCAATGCAAGATCTACTTTCAGGCCTAGTAACTAGTGCGTGACAAGGTGTAAAACTAAATTGAgtaagcaaatttttcaaaagactgCTATCTCTCCCATCGACAAGTAAGTTTATATTAAAATCTCCGACGATCACGCATGGTGAATTACCTATTCTTAGCAGCAATGATTCTAAATTAGTTGAAAATGAGTCTACCATACATTTTTGAGACCTGTACAATGATAATATGACCAGTGGTTTATTAGAGATTTTAAACATGGGTAAACTAATACATACTACATCCAAATAGTTCCCACTTTGAACCGTATGAATATTGTATATAAGGCTTTGACTTATAAACATTGACGTTCCACCATAACTGTCCCCCCTGCAACAATGGACAACCTCGTAACCGTCAATGGAACAtaaacaaacacattttttatcaaACCAAGTTTCCTGGACGGCAATAATATGTGGCATAACTGAAAACTTGcatatttcatatttaaaacgattaaatttttcaatggagGAAACACTTCTCGCATTTATtgataatatattaaaagataATGAATTTTCACaatcaataaatttattaaagagatctatatttgaaaaatatttgttattcatattgaaaataatagaatctattatatataaaaataagagaATAATAATTCAAATAATATAATTGTTAATTGAGCCTCTAGATTACAATTCATCTTCTTCATCATGAGTATCATTTTCAGACATATTAGTAGCATCTGGAGCATTATGACCATCCGCTCCTCCAGCCGATTTTCGTAGCAGCTTGTCAACATCATCTTTTGATTTTACCACAATTTGTTTTGATTCCGCATTtcgtttaacaaaaatattgccAGATCTAATATACACGAAATTGAATCCTACAGCCTTTAGTGATTTGGCATAGTTTAGAAGTTCCATGGATTCTTTAGATAAAAAgtcatttataaaaatatttctaagtcCATCAATCTCCTTCAATTTTGATTTTCCTTCCATAAAACTAACTTTACTTCTTTTGGttgtaaatttaactacaatTGACTTATTATTGTTCTTTTTAGAACGATTCAAGAAGTAAGCATCTTCAACTTCATTTGCAGACAAAGCAGTACCAGTTTTTTTTGCCACATCTACCACTACATCAATTGCTTTTCTTTGCTCATCACTTGTAATACCATTTATTACACAGTCTTTTTGCACTCTGAAGTCATTTAGCAATTTGACAGTAGATTTTAACGATTTAACTTCTTCACGTAAATaatcgttttcttttttcagtTGTTTAAGATCTTTTGTGTTCTTTGCTACGCCCTTTAAAATAGAATCGTACTGCGATGACATAAAACGCATTGACTCTCTGATCTCATCCAGCTGattcagttttgtttttatttctaacatgtCATTTGCATTCACTGTGACACTCTCTTTCGGATTACAGAGATGACACGTATATTCAATTGTTGGATTGTTTACTAGTTTATCATATTCCTTTTGTCGTCTGGCTTCCAACAGGGTTACCAATAATATTATTGTTTCAATTAGATTAAAAACATAgtacgaattaaaaaaataggacaaatgattcaaattttgtcgaaaaaaattgctaaatccattccagcaaaattgcgaatttttgaaaatatttgaggtcaaacgtttcagacaaacattagaatgcataaaaaatcataaaaaatatttatttggcaaaatatcataacattttttaattaacatccaaaacattgaattcagatcacactctagaaagtgattcaaattcagtgcaacagctgttgaaatggtggacatccggccTATGAtatgcccatgttaaattcattgtttCTGCGCCAAacttgcaccacttctggatccaaaaataacattttcactacctttttgtctattgtattttaggaccataaagaggtgtgcctaaaatggtgagaatcggtccatattttggtatagcccccatatagcccgatttcccgattttacttcttgggcttctagaatcccaagtttttatccaatttgcctgaaattggaaatctagaggtattttcgggccataaagagatgtgccgaaaatggtgagtatatgtttttaccccaattttccggaaattgtgtcggtaaagtttttgatatagctcccttataaaccggccctccgatttggtgtctagattctagaactacaattagatgtgctgaatagacagatctcccgatttaactcctaggattTCTAGAAAGTGtggttttatccgatttgccacaaattgaaaatatacatgcattttaaacacacaaaaagtgtatatgatttagtttttatcggttggtaaggtacagaaggtgcactgatcatgaaatttgcttgaaactgaatgtaaaatttccagattttacatttgcacacttacaagagaaatttatgatttctctaaaactcaaacaaaaaatggttcttataaatccagaatctgatctagtgttcataggtaaaatctttacatttcgcgaagcgtactggttgagctGATTGGcttgggaaatttttaaaggaaactattatgtttgatgcatggtggtgggtattcaagattcggcccggccgaacttactactgtatacacttgttttgtaTAATATTGTCGTACATTTGTAAGTTTTATCTTtatactaaagaaatatttcttttaatattGATTACAGAATTTGTCGCATTCTTCATAAGAAGTCTTTCTCCTTTTGgcaaagaaataatatattctTCAAATACACCGAGGCGGGGCGCCAGCGTGATGCTTGTCTGAAAATTCTACATAATGAAACAAATCGCGTCATACAATTGAGACGGAAAATGTtggaagattccaaaataaccAATATGAATGATGCAGAAAAATCCTACGATAGTATTGGAAGTAAAAGACGTCTGGCATTTTTGGATATATTACTCATATCGCAATTGGAAGGTGTTCCCCTTACTGATCGCGAAATAAGAGAAGAAGTTGATACGTTTATGTTTGAAGGTCATGATACAACAAGTTCAGCGATAGGATTTGCTATCTACCTACTGTCGCAAAATGCTGAGGAACAACAGCAAGCATATGAGGAAGCAATAGCCTTGGAGGGCCGCGAAAAAGAATCAATGCCTTATCTGGAAGCTGTTATTAAAGAGACTCTACGTTTATATCCTTCAGTTCCGGCCTTTGCTCGAGCTGTTATGGAAGATCTGCCAGTGGGCAAATTGGTGATACCCAAAGGTGCCACAATTTCGTTACTCGTTCATATGACCCATCGTGATGAGAAATACTATCCGAATCCGGAGAAATTTGATCCTCAaagatttctacaaaaagatAAGGAATTGCATCCATTTAGTTTTGCGGCATTTAGTGCGGGACCGCGAAATTGTATAGGTAAGGGGATTTATttcataagaatttttgttaagattttatcgaaattttttattattattttaggtCAAAAATTTGCCATGCTTGAGTTGAAATGTTCTTTATCTTACCTTTTGCGtaattttgaattccttcctgtGAAAGGTTTCGAACCAAACCCCTTGGCTGAGTTGGTTATGAAAAGTGAAAATGGTATTAGAATACGCATGAAGCGAcgtaattaaaaccaaaattatatatgcaaaaattgattttgtatttttttaataaacaagaaaaaaaataaatatattttttaggatttattttaatgaatataATAAACAcccatattaatttaaatatgaaaGCATTGCAGCGTTACCAGGAATCTTTCGTTTCCTAAATTCCCCAATTTAAACCGAAATTACTGTTgtagaaaaaatatacaaaatttaggcTCACTGATATTCAAAATTACCAACTAGAATATGGTATAAAAAACAGATTTTGCGCCAAGTTGTATAATCCAAAACAACAATTGAAAaggttttctttctttaaattatatttttaaagaaatttaaaaaattaaaaaagggtCTCTAAAAGATCGTTGAGTGGTTTATACTCGTATAGGTTATATTCCtataaatgttcggtttacatcACTCGGTCCGGTAATACATTacaataaaaagtttttgtgtTTACTTTTAAGAGATAGCATGGACAATATAGTGATAAAAAACGATGGATAAAAACCAATGAAAAAACCCGCGAACCGGTTTATCTTCTCACACCGGTATTCGATTTCCGAGAAATTCCCATTTTCGGTGGATAGGTAGAACCGGTGTTTTCAAAGCCTCAACTACCGGCTTTCggtttttatatttccatagtaaaatttCCAAGTTATTCCCAAATACATTTGGGTATTTTAATAAACTGCAATGAAAAGACCCAATAGGAGCAacgttaaattaacaaaaaatgtgtcttttaaaaaaaacttttaaaaaattatcgaatTAGTTTTTGCGTTGGTTTTTtgtgacaataaaatttggttctaCTTTAAAAATGATGTGATATTTTGAAAACCGGTTATGCCGGATATTTGTTTCAAAGAACACCAAATCCccaattcaaaaatttcgtcaTCATTCACGAAtcgaatttctagaaaccctaggagttaaattgaGAGATCGGTCTAAGGGGGGCTATTCCATAAAGATGGAGGGATactcacagtattcagcacatcttaTTGTAgttataaggggactatatcaaaaactgtacccatactcaatatattcggcacacctctttatggtcctagactacctctagatttccaatttcaggcaaattgaataaaaactacagtttctagaagcccaagaagtaaaatcgggagatcggtctatatgggggctatatcaaaaaacacAGACCACAATCAAACAAATCAGTTTCTAAATCCTCATGGAGTTAAAATGTGAAATAGATCCGTATGTATTTGCAAACCAAGACTTAATTCTCAGTCTTCAAGAAAAAAGCGATTCGTGATCGATCAATATGGAGACGTTACTAAAAATGATCAGATGTGtacacaccaaaaaaatattttttgtcttaaatcacgaaattaatttttatttgaaaaatcttcaatcaaatgatagtatcaattaaaaaattaattgatactattaatttttgtcataaatttttgtttcaattaaaaatttgttgaatcaattaaatttttaattgaatatttttaaaactcaattaaaattgtaattagaaaatgttcatgaagtgtttttctgtgtaccctAGCCATATGGCTCAAATTGGGGCTATACACAGACGAGGGGTAACATGGGAATCCGGGTCGTCATGAAATATGTCGGAATagtaaaaatattgtcttggcTAAgcaacgaaaattttaaattttgctcaggTCCCTAGAGCAAAATGCTGTGTCCATTTCTAGTTCAAATGCTTCATCCGCAATACACTTCGAATAACTGCAACGCTGCATGAGAGTATTTGGAGTGTCCTTTTTGAAAAGTAGTAGTATGTAAAATCCATTGAATTTGGGttataaattcattttttggCATTTCAGTCAATCGAAAGAGTTCGTGAGACTTTGAGTGTTAATACTGAAGAGCTTTCGGAAAATCTCAAACAATAAGATGCCCAAATTTCTGTAAATTCCCTATCATGTCTTCTACTCACATGTACTATATCCCAGCAGTgtggccagtattggggatttggtaaggaatttccataaatttggggacttTTGTGGGGATTATTtcaagaaatcggtttaatcttttataaaaaaaatttatttctatagaaaattttgtcaaaattttatttctatagaaaattttgtcaaaattgtatttgtatagaaaattttgtcaaaattatatttctataaaaaatgttgtcaaaatattatttttatatagaaaaatttgtcaaatttttatttctatagaaaatcttgtcaaatttttatttctatagtagtttttcaaaattttattttaatagataattttgtcaaaaatttttgttaatagaaaattttgtcaaaattttatttctataggaaattttgtcaaaatttcatttctataggaaattttgtttctatatagaacattttatttttatatagaaaaatttgtcaaatttttattt
It includes:
- the LOC142228933 gene encoding putative cytochrome P450 4s3, which encodes MSIWFLFTFALWAIFLHYLLPKLREFVRLVKWSKTLPGPTIGEFIENVKKGQILAWLKELHYKHGSTFRMWMGKDLMIFFSDPEDVKQLLSNNNLIHKSKNYDSLGPWLGKGLLTSSGEQWHRRRKLLTPAFHFRILSEFKEPMEENCKILVHCLEEKANGEEFDIYPYITLFALDAICETAMGIKKNAQMQSDSDYVKAVQAICRILHKKSFSFWQRNNIFFKYTEAGRQRDACLKILHNETNRVIQLRRKMLEDSKITNMNDAEKSYDSIGSKRRLAFLDILLISQLEGVPLTDREIREEVDTFMFEGHDTTSSAIGFAIYLLSQNAEEQQQAYEEAIALEGREKESMPYLEAVIKETLRLYPSVPAFARAVMEDLPVGKLVIPKGATISLLVHMTHRDEKYYPNPEKFDPQRFLQKDKELHPFSFAAFSAGPRNCIGQKFAMLELKCSLSYLLRNFEFLPVKGFEPNPLAELVMKSENGIRIRMKRRN